Below is a genomic region from Selenomonadales bacterium.
CGAAATTAAAATGTAGGAGGTGGCTAATCAATGGCGAAAGCAATTTTAGGTAAAAAACTTGGAATGACCCAGATTTTCACGCCGGAAGGTAAAGTTGTTCCGGTAACAGTTGTTGAATCGGGCAAAACTGTTGTACTTCAGAATAAAACAGTAGAGAATGACGGCTATAACGCAGTTCAGCTGGGCTTCGGCGCTGTTAAAGATAAACACGTTACGAAACCGATGAAAGGTCACTTCGATAAAGCCGGTGTTGCTCCGGTGAAATTCATTCGTGAACTTCGCCTCGCAGCTCCGTCCGAATATGAAGTTGGTCAGGTAATCGGTGTTGATACTTTCGAAGAAAACGAGTTAATC
It encodes:
- the rplC gene encoding 50S ribosomal protein L3, with the translated sequence MAKAILGKKLGMTQIFTPEGKVVPVTVVESGKTVVLQNKTVENDGYNAVQLGFGAVKDKHVTKPMKGHFDKAGVAPVKFIRELRLAAPSEYEVGQVIGVDTFEENELIDVTGVSKGKGFAGGIKRHNFRRGPMGHGSKSHREPGSIGPMISGGGGKVFKGKKLPGRMGADKVTVQRLTVVRIDPERNLILIKGAIPGPKGSFVVIKNTVKPKH